From one Lolium rigidum isolate FL_2022 chromosome 4, APGP_CSIRO_Lrig_0.1, whole genome shotgun sequence genomic stretch:
- the LOC124647265 gene encoding uncharacterized protein At2g34160-like: MVSSSSIVIVTMSGNAAEAGGDAAQRTRAGTNGVGASSNRIQVSNTKKPLFFYVNLAKRYMQQHGEVELSALGMAIATVVTVTEILKNNGFAVETKIRTSTVEIKDEMRGRPIQKAKIEIVLAKSENFDELMATAAAEAAVGVVDGDEQN; encoded by the exons atggtcag CAGCAGCAGCATCGTCATCGTCACCATGTCCGGCAACGCGGCGGAGGCAGGCGGCGACGCCGCGCAGAGAACAAGGGCCGGCACCAACGGCGTCGGGGCTAGCAGCAACCGGATTCAGGTGTCCAACACCAAGAAACCGCTCTTCTTCTACGTCAACCTCGCCAAG AGGTACATGCAGCAGCACGGCGAGGTCGAGCTCTCCGCCCTCGGCATGG CCATAGCAACTGTTGTGACAGTAACAGAAATTCTGAAGAACAACGGTTTCGCCGTCGAAACAA AGATCAGGACATCTACTGTGGAAATCAAGGATGAGATGAGAGGGCGACCAATCCAGAAGGCTAAG ATTGAGATAGTGCTGGCAAAGAGCGAGAACTTCGACGAGTTGATGGCCACAGCTGCGGCAGAAGCAGCCGTAGGCGTGGTCGATggcgacgagcagaactaa
- the LOC124708082 gene encoding adenine nucleotide transporter BT1, chloroplastic/mitochondrial-like, translated as MSKKSGGVRLQCADATAADWSCCFLSLPPPASPGDVDSSGGFDLAWTLHQSFHPPAGLFASVGQKVGVGFPASSSTATSPGNPADPYMKYVSSELGHQVLGEGVGLREKGKKKAVRIKIKVGNSHLKRLISGGIAGAVSRTVVAPLETIRTHLMVGSNGNSSAEVFESIMKHEGWTGLFRGNIVNVIRVAPSKAIELFAFDTANKFLTPKSGEKQKIPVPPSLVAGAFAGFSSTLCTYPLELIKTRLTIQRGVYDNFLHAFVKIIREEGPTELYRGLTPSLIGVVPYAATNYFAYDTLKKAYKKIFKTNEIGNVPTLLIGSAAGAISSTATFPLEVARKQMQVGAVGGRKVYKSMLHALLTILEDEGAGGLYRGLGPSCMKLVPAAGISFMCYEACKKILIEEADE; from the exons ATGAGCAAGAAGAGCGGCGGCGTGCGGTTGCAATGCGCCGATGCGACGGCGGCGGATTGGAGCTGCTGCTTCCTCTCCCTGCCACCCCCTGCATCGCCTGGTGACGTCGACAGCAGTGGTGGATTCGACCTGGCATGGACCCTCCACCAGTCCTTCCACCCACCTGCCGGTCTCTTCGCCAGCGTCGGCCAGAAGGTAGGGGTCGGATTCCCGGCCTCCTCCTCTACCGCCACATCGCCGGGGAATCCTGCAGACCCGTACATGAAGTACGTCTCCTCGGAGCTTGGACACCAAGTGCTGGGCGAAGGAGTGGGGTTGAgggagaaggggaagaagaaagcGGTGAGGATCAAGATCAAGGTTGGGAATTCCCACCTCAAGAGGCTGATCAGCGGGGGGATTGCGGGAGCAGTGTCGAGGACAGTCGTTGCCCCTTTGGAGACGATTAGGACGCATTTGATGGTGGGGAGTAATGGGAATTCATCTGCAGAGGTGTTTGAGTCTATCATGAAGCATGAAGGATGGACCGGGTTGTTCCGCGGTAACATTGTTAATGTCATTCGAGTAGCCCCAAGCAAAGCAATTGAG CTTTTTGCCTTTGATACAGCTAACAAGTTCTTAACCCCAAAATCTGGGGAAAAGCAGAAGATCCCGGTCCCTCCATCACTAGTGGCAGGGGCATTTGCTGGTTTCAGCTCAACCCTGTGTACATACCCTCTGGAACTAATTAAGACTCGATTAACTATACAG AGAGGTGTGTATGATAACTTCCTCCATGCCTTTGTCAAAATCATCCGTGAAGAAGGCCCCACTGAGCTGTACAGAGGCTTAACCCCAAGTCTAATTGGAGTGGTGCCGTATGCCGCAACCAACTACTTCGCTTATGATACCCTCAAGAAGGCGTACAAGAAGATCTTCAAGACTAATGAAATCGGAAATGTTCCTACCCTGCTTATTGGGTCTGCTGCAGGAGCTATCTCAAGCACCGCCACGTTCCCTCTTGAGGTTGCCCGCAAGCAAATGCAAGTCGGAGCAGTTGGCGGCAGGAAGGTTTACAAGAGCATGCTTCATGCTCTCCTGACAATTcttgaggatgaaggtgctgggggCCTCTATAGAGGACTGGGACCGAGTTGCATGAAGCTAGTTCCTGCTGCTGGGATTTCGTTTATGTGCTATGAAGCTTGCAAGAAGATACTGATTGAGGAAGCCGATGAGTGA